Proteins from a single region of Novosphingobium sp. CECT 9465:
- the gspL gene encoding type II secretion system protein GspL, giving the protein MVQPTPSPDGLIVLLPAAPDHGWRWWRVSDGIVGAMQAFDADGESAPWGTVGAVTVLVPAADAPVRDRPLPDMSVAQALAAERIGLAQGGMQAGERHVAVGAYAGRLLSSTIAAAQMDRWMAALAGHSLDPAALVPASLVLPRADDALVLADLGGQLLARTGEAAFAGEAALVEALAGGLEQVALAEDALSLRLAEVHAAPPLNLRQGVYGPRRVSVFRTGNWTGLLRMAATAALLGLLLMLVWIVKWNLDSSAQETRALELAQERFPAAADIDSAERLLNAELAKRGQGGASFAAPAAALLETMRPVPAVKLRDLGYSADGTLRFTIAAPRAEDVNAVLIALQNQGWKVTVPPALAPDPTGATVAAITLRAP; this is encoded by the coding sequence ATGGTCCAGCCCACGCCTTCCCCGGACGGTCTGATCGTCCTGCTGCCTGCCGCGCCGGATCATGGCTGGCGCTGGTGGCGGGTGAGCGATGGCATCGTCGGCGCAATGCAGGCGTTTGACGCCGATGGCGAGTCTGCGCCGTGGGGCACTGTCGGCGCGGTGACCGTGCTGGTCCCTGCCGCAGATGCGCCGGTGCGTGACAGGCCTTTGCCTGACATGTCGGTGGCGCAGGCGCTGGCGGCCGAGCGCATCGGGCTGGCGCAAGGCGGGATGCAGGCAGGTGAGCGGCATGTCGCGGTCGGAGCCTATGCAGGACGCCTCCTTTCGAGCACCATCGCGGCTGCGCAGATGGATCGTTGGATGGCGGCGCTTGCCGGACATTCGCTTGACCCCGCAGCGCTCGTGCCGGCAAGTCTCGTGCTTCCGCGCGCCGATGATGCACTGGTTCTGGCCGATCTTGGCGGGCAACTGCTGGCGCGCACGGGAGAAGCGGCGTTTGCGGGCGAAGCCGCGCTGGTCGAGGCCCTGGCGGGCGGGCTGGAGCAGGTAGCGCTGGCCGAGGATGCGCTGTCGTTGCGACTGGCCGAAGTCCACGCCGCCCCGCCGCTGAACTTGCGGCAAGGCGTTTACGGGCCACGCCGCGTTTCGGTGTTCCGCACCGGCAACTGGACCGGCCTGCTGCGCATGGCGGCCACCGCTGCGCTGCTTGGCCTGCTGCTGATGCTGGTGTGGATCGTCAAATGGAACCTCGACAGTTCCGCGCAGGAAACGCGCGCGCTTGAACTGGCGCAGGAACGCTTCCCCGCTGCTGCCGATATTGACAGTGCCGAGCGCCTGCTCAATGCCGAACTGGCAAAGCGCGGGCAGGGCGGAGCCAGTTTCGCCGCACCTGCCGCTGCACTGCTTGAAACCATGCGGCCGGTCCCGGCGGTAAAGTTACGCGATCTGGGCTATAGCGCCGATGGTACGCTGCGCTTCACCATTGCCGCACCGCGCGCGGAAGATGTCAACGCGGTGCTGATCGCCCTGCAGAATCAGGGCTGGAAAGTCACCGTCCCGCCCGCGCTCGCCCCCGATCCCACCGGCGCGACTGTCGCCGCGATAACGCTGAGGGCGCCGTGA
- the gspG gene encoding type II secretion system major pseudopilin GspG produces the protein MTDTEPTEPTQTEEKRRRNGFSLVELMVVIFIIGLLATVVLINVLPSQDKAMVVKARSDIATLEQGMEMYRLDMASYPGQGEGLTALKTPPANLSIPQNYRSGGYVKDVPSDPWGHPYQYQVPGRDGRAFEIFSLGADGQPGGTELNADIYAGQN, from the coding sequence ATGACTGACACCGAACCGACCGAACCCACCCAGACCGAAGAAAAGCGCCGCCGCAACGGCTTCAGTCTTGTCGAACTGATGGTCGTCATCTTCATCATCGGCTTGCTTGCGACCGTGGTCCTGATCAACGTGCTGCCAAGCCAGGACAAGGCGATGGTGGTCAAGGCGCGGTCGGACATCGCCACGCTGGAACAGGGCATGGAAATGTACCGGCTCGACATGGCGAGCTACCCCGGACAAGGTGAGGGCCTTACCGCATTGAAGACCCCGCCCGCCAATCTCTCGATACCGCAGAACTATCGGTCGGGTGGATATGTGAAGGACGTGCCGAGCGATCCGTGGGGCCACCCATACCAGTATCAGGTGCCGGGCCGCGACGGTCGTGCGTTCGAGATCTTCTCGCTGGGGGCCGATGGACAGCCGGGTGGCACCGAGTTGAACGCCGATATCTATGCCGGACAGAACTGA
- a CDS encoding sulfite exporter TauE/SafE family protein: MDVYLPIANLSVNGLLIVSLGALTGLLSGMFGVGGGFLTTPLLIFYGIPPTVAAASAASQVTGASVSGAFHHARRGGIDYHMGGVLVAGGILGTGIGSLLFRLLQSLGQIDTVISILYVLMLGGIGGLMAHESLTAIRAQRAGVPVPARKRRHHPLVASLPLRWRFYRSGLYISPLAPLLLGMLTGIMTMLMGIGGGFVLVPAMLYILGMGVNVVVGTSLFQILFVTMTTTMMHALTTRAVDIVLAVLLLIGSVTGAQVGAQFAQKAKPEQLRLILAAIVLLVAMQMALGLGYRPDEIYTVVAL, from the coding sequence ATGGACGTCTATCTCCCCATCGCGAACCTGTCGGTAAACGGTCTGCTGATCGTCAGTCTCGGCGCGCTGACCGGCCTGCTTTCGGGCATGTTTGGCGTGGGCGGTGGGTTCCTGACTACGCCCCTGCTGATCTTCTATGGTATTCCGCCAACGGTTGCTGCGGCCTCTGCCGCCAGCCAGGTGACGGGAGCCAGCGTTTCGGGTGCGTTCCACCATGCGCGGCGCGGTGGCATCGATTATCACATGGGCGGGGTGCTGGTGGCAGGCGGCATACTGGGCACCGGGATCGGATCGCTGCTGTTCCGCCTGCTGCAATCGCTGGGCCAGATCGATACGGTGATCAGCATTCTCTATGTGCTGATGCTGGGTGGGATCGGCGGGTTGATGGCACATGAAAGCCTGACCGCGATCCGCGCGCAGAGGGCGGGCGTACCGGTTCCAGCGCGCAAGCGCCGCCATCACCCGCTCGTGGCAAGCCTGCCGCTGCGCTGGCGGTTCTACCGATCCGGCCTGTATATCTCGCCGCTGGCGCCATTGCTGCTGGGCATGCTCACCGGAATAATGACGATGCTGATGGGCATCGGTGGCGGGTTCGTGCTGGTTCCCGCGATGCTTTACATCCTTGGCATGGGCGTGAACGTCGTCGTTGGCACGTCACTGTTCCAGATCCTGTTCGTGACGATGACAACCACGATGATGCATGCGCTGACCACGCGCGCGGTGGACATTGTGCTGGCGGTGCTGCTGCTGATCGGATCGGTCACGGGCGCGCAAGTGGGGGCGCAGTTTGCGCAGAAGGCCAAGCCTGAACAATTGCGGCTGATCCTGGCGGCGATTGTCCTGCTGGTGGCGATGCAGATGGCGCTGGGCCTGGGGTATCGGCCCGATGAAATCTATACGGTTGTGGCGCTGTGA
- the nhaA gene encoding Na+/H+ antiporter NhaA, giving the protein MRGLKGVWHKLSHNEAAPGIVLMVCAAIALVLANSPWADAWHDLFHGTLGWTPVAKLGNAHMWINDGLMAVFFFVVGLEIKREVLAGELSDARRRRLPVIAAIAGMAVPALIYLGITSEDSALHAGWAIPSATDIAFAIGVLALAGKGLPPSLRLFLLTVAIVDDLGAVMVIAFFYTTGLDLAWLGASAVILLALAVVNRMGVRALAPYVLGAVALWYTVLHSGVHATIAGVLAALTVPLALNRKHDSPLLRLEHALVAPNGFLIVPLFGLANAGVHLGLPEGGSLALPLGIGLGLLLGKQIGILGSIVLAEKLGIAHRPEDATLRQLWGIALLCGIGFTMSLFIAGLAFPTAPILVEEAKLGILGGSIVAAIAGMALLKGSGSRAT; this is encoded by the coding sequence ATGCGGGGGCTTAAGGGAGTGTGGCACAAGCTGTCGCACAATGAGGCCGCGCCCGGCATCGTCCTGATGGTTTGCGCTGCCATTGCGCTCGTCCTTGCCAATTCGCCATGGGCCGATGCGTGGCACGATCTGTTCCACGGCACACTCGGCTGGACACCTGTTGCCAAGCTCGGCAATGCTCACATGTGGATCAACGACGGCTTGATGGCCGTGTTCTTCTTCGTGGTCGGGCTGGAAATAAAGCGCGAAGTCCTGGCCGGGGAATTGTCCGATGCACGGCGGCGGCGGCTACCTGTGATTGCGGCGATTGCGGGAATGGCCGTGCCTGCACTGATCTATCTCGGAATTACCAGCGAAGACTCCGCACTTCACGCAGGCTGGGCAATTCCCTCTGCCACCGACATCGCATTTGCCATCGGTGTGCTGGCGCTTGCCGGCAAGGGCTTGCCGCCTTCGCTGCGCCTGTTCCTGCTCACGGTCGCCATCGTCGATGATCTCGGCGCGGTCATGGTGATTGCGTTCTTCTATACCACCGGCCTTGATCTGGCGTGGCTGGGGGCCAGCGCGGTGATCCTGCTGGCGCTTGCCGTGGTCAACCGCATGGGCGTGCGCGCCTTGGCACCCTATGTTCTGGGCGCGGTCGCGCTGTGGTACACCGTTCTGCATTCCGGCGTTCACGCTACCATCGCGGGCGTCCTGGCTGCGCTGACCGTCCCGCTGGCACTCAACCGCAAACATGACAGCCCCCTGCTCAGGCTCGAACACGCGCTCGTCGCGCCCAATGGCTTCCTGATCGTGCCGCTGTTCGGACTGGCCAACGCCGGCGTTCATCTCGGCCTGCCAGAAGGCGGCTCGCTCGCGCTGCCGCTGGGGATCGGCCTCGGTCTTTTGCTCGGCAAGCAGATCGGTATTCTCGGCAGTATCGTTCTGGCCGAAAAGCTTGGCATTGCCCATCGCCCCGAAGACGCCACCCTGCGCCAGTTGTGGGGGATCGCCCTGCTTTGCGGCATCGGCTTCACGATGAGCCTGTTCATCGCGGGCCTTGCCTTTCCCACGGCCCCGATCCTTGTGGAGGAAGCCAAGCTGGGCATTCTGGGCGGGTCGATTGTGGCAGCAATCGCCGGAATGGCTTTGCTGAAGGGCAGCGGGTCACGCGCCACATGA
- the gspN gene encoding type II secretion system protein N, with translation MIGRWIFVRERALTRRGWLVLAGLTVAGLLALVPLRLAIGLAAPETVTARSIEGSVWGGRIGDLRIGPLPLGTLDAGLKPLPLLLGRAEFALMRDGPAPFAASASASGSGVRLTGVNGVVTLPDGMGGLPVTSLSFGDLSVTMANGRCAEAEGTMGMTLASPGLLLPDAISLSGKARCEGGSLVVPMQGPGGMERLTMRVAGDGRWQADLVLMGLPAEATSPLVQGGFTARPGGIGIGTSGQF, from the coding sequence GTGATCGGACGCTGGATATTCGTGCGCGAACGCGCGCTGACGCGGCGTGGTTGGCTTGTACTGGCGGGGCTGACTGTTGCCGGGCTGCTGGCGCTGGTGCCGTTGCGTCTGGCGATCGGACTTGCTGCGCCGGAGACCGTGACGGCGCGCAGCATCGAAGGTTCCGTCTGGGGCGGGCGGATCGGGGATCTGCGAATTGGGCCACTGCCGTTGGGTACGCTGGATGCGGGGTTGAAGCCCTTGCCCTTGCTGCTGGGGCGGGCCGAATTTGCGCTGATGCGCGATGGACCAGCGCCGTTTGCCGCCAGCGCATCGGCCAGCGGCAGCGGTGTACGGCTGACCGGGGTCAATGGCGTGGTCACGCTGCCAGACGGTATGGGCGGCCTTCCGGTAACGTCGCTGTCATTTGGCGATCTTTCGGTGACCATGGCCAACGGCAGGTGCGCCGAAGCCGAGGGTACGATGGGAATGACGCTCGCTTCGCCTGGACTGCTATTGCCCGATGCGATCAGCCTTTCGGGCAAAGCGCGGTGCGAGGGCGGATCGCTGGTGGTGCCGATGCAGGGACCGGGTGGCATGGAGCGTCTGACGATGCGCGTGGCAGGCGATGGCCGCTGGCAGGCCGATCTGGTGTTGATGGGCCTGCCCGCCGAAGCCACCTCCCCCCTTGTTCAGGGCGGGTTTACCGCACGTCCCGGCGGAATTGGTATCGGGACGAGCGGGCAGTTCTGA
- a CDS encoding glycosyl transferase family protein yields the protein MPVQTGHVKRGQVLPIAPSYSAFQWLAIFEHELLLFAAIWFAIGAVDELLVDALWLWRSKCGAARTPRLVDDADDELKGIAAVVVPAWRESAVIGAMVSHCLDNWRQKRLRIYVGVYRNDQPTLAALTVLCHDPRLRIVLHDRDGPTTKADCLNRLYRAMCDDERRSGERVRSVILHDAEDMVHPDALCLMDRALDGVDFVQLPVRPEPQAASPWIGGHYCDEFAEAHTKDMVVRNWIGAGLPSAGVGCAFSRAAIDRIIERRGGTEPFAAECLTEDYEAGLLVSETGGKSCFLRMRDRHGRLVATREFFPATLAASVRQKTRWLHGIAFQGWDRLGWHGRGCDLWMRVRDRRGPLVALVLAAAYLLIVLWPAVRLAEATGRIVPVAADPVVRGLLLFNLASFCWRLLLRFCFTAHEYGWIEGGRAVLRFPVGNVISIMAARRAVLAYVRVLLGGKVRWDHTVHLAHPAHIAAPVRVAVAPGMVRR from the coding sequence GTGCCCGTTCAGACAGGGCACGTCAAACGGGGGCAGGTCTTGCCGATAGCGCCGTCTTATTCGGCATTTCAGTGGCTCGCCATTTTCGAGCACGAACTCCTGTTGTTCGCCGCCATCTGGTTTGCCATCGGGGCGGTGGACGAACTTCTTGTCGATGCCCTGTGGTTGTGGCGCAGCAAATGCGGAGCGGCGCGAACGCCCAGGCTGGTCGACGATGCCGACGACGAACTTAAAGGCATAGCCGCCGTGGTGGTTCCCGCATGGCGCGAATCGGCCGTCATCGGCGCGATGGTGAGCCATTGCCTGGACAATTGGCGGCAAAAGCGCTTGCGCATCTACGTAGGGGTCTATCGCAACGATCAGCCCACGCTGGCGGCGTTGACCGTGCTATGCCACGATCCCCGCCTGCGGATCGTCCTGCACGATCGCGATGGACCCACGACTAAGGCCGATTGCCTGAACAGGCTTTATCGCGCGATGTGCGACGACGAACGGCGTTCGGGCGAACGGGTCCGCTCTGTGATCCTCCACGATGCCGAAGACATGGTGCACCCCGACGCATTGTGCCTGATGGACCGCGCGCTGGACGGGGTCGATTTCGTGCAATTGCCGGTCCGGCCGGAACCGCAGGCCGCATCGCCATGGATTGGCGGGCATTATTGCGATGAATTTGCCGAGGCGCACACCAAGGACATGGTGGTGCGCAACTGGATCGGCGCCGGGTTGCCATCGGCAGGGGTTGGCTGCGCGTTTTCGCGCGCGGCGATTGACCGGATCATCGAACGGCGCGGCGGTACAGAGCCGTTTGCTGCCGAATGCCTGACCGAGGATTATGAGGCGGGCCTGCTGGTCAGCGAAACCGGCGGAAAATCGTGCTTCCTGCGGATGCGCGACCGCCACGGGCGACTGGTGGCCACGCGTGAGTTTTTTCCGGCAACACTGGCCGCTTCGGTACGGCAGAAGACGCGCTGGCTGCACGGCATCGCCTTCCAGGGATGGGACCGGCTGGGCTGGCACGGTCGGGGCTGTGATTTGTGGATGCGAGTTCGTGATCGGCGGGGACCGCTGGTCGCATTGGTACTTGCTGCTGCCTATCTGCTCATTGTGCTTTGGCCTGCCGTTCGTCTGGCCGAGGCGACCGGAAGGATCGTGCCGGTCGCTGCCGACCCCGTGGTGCGGGGGTTGTTGCTGTTCAATCTGGCGAGTTTCTGCTGGCGGCTGCTGTTGCGGTTCTGCTTCACCGCCCATGAATATGGCTGGATCGAAGGAGGCAGGGCTGTTCTGCGGTTCCCGGTGGGCAACGTCATCTCGATCATGGCGGCACGGCGCGCGGTTCTGGCCTATGTCAGGGTGCTGCTTGGCGGAAAGGTGCGGTGGGATCACACGGTGCATCTCGCGCATCCGGCACACATCGCCGCGCCAGTGCGGGTGGCCGTTGCGCCGGGCATGGTACGACGATGA
- a CDS encoding Dps family protein yields MTNGFMKESIMPGDNAKKALIDSLNGLLADYFTLYLKTKNYHWHVAGPNFRELHLLFDEQATELFALTDIIAERVRKNGGDTLTSIAAIAGKASIKDDDRTKIDAMDMVKALRDDNAALVKAIRATKEAATAAGDNATEGLADDWTDQAEQRVWFLTQTMA; encoded by the coding sequence ATGACAAATGGATTCATGAAGGAAAGCATCATGCCCGGCGATAATGCGAAGAAGGCCCTGATCGACAGCCTGAATGGCCTGCTGGCCGATTATTTCACGCTCTATCTCAAGACCAAGAATTACCACTGGCATGTGGCGGGGCCAAACTTTCGCGAACTGCACCTGCTGTTTGACGAACAGGCCACCGAACTGTTCGCGCTGACCGACATCATTGCCGAGCGCGTCCGCAAGAACGGCGGCGATACACTGACTTCCATCGCCGCAATCGCAGGCAAGGCATCGATCAAGGACGATGATCGCACGAAGATAGACGCGATGGACATGGTCAAGGCGCTGCGCGACGATAACGCCGCGCTGGTCAAGGCGATCCGTGCCACCAAGGAAGCCGCCACCGCCGCTGGCGACAATGCCACTGAAGGCCTTGCCGATGACTGGACCGATCAGGCCGAACAGCGCGTCTGGTTCCTCACGCAGACAATGGCCTGA
- the gspM gene encoding type II secretion system protein GspM, protein MDRVTAWYIGLTTRERLLVSVAGAMVALVVLVYGIVLPVGTALDDAAVRHRVATERAGRIAGQIAALKSAPRVAAAALAGPVEQVAGASAQEAGFVVQSNQRRGSDMAVIVIPTARPSAALAWIDGLSAQGLAVEQLTMTPAPDGTVSVSVTLRRSGS, encoded by the coding sequence ATGGACCGGGTAACGGCATGGTATATCGGCCTGACGACGCGCGAGCGACTGCTGGTCAGTGTGGCGGGCGCAATGGTGGCGCTGGTTGTGCTGGTTTATGGAATCGTGCTGCCGGTCGGAACCGCGCTGGATGATGCAGCGGTGCGCCATCGCGTCGCCACCGAACGTGCAGGCCGCATCGCCGGGCAGATCGCCGCGTTGAAATCGGCACCGCGCGTAGCCGCTGCCGCATTGGCCGGGCCGGTCGAGCAGGTGGCCGGAGCGAGTGCGCAGGAAGCCGGCTTCGTGGTCCAGTCGAACCAGCGGCGCGGATCGGACATGGCCGTGATCGTGATTCCGACCGCGCGGCCATCGGCAGCGCTGGCCTGGATTGACGGGCTGTCGGCGCAAGGGCTGGCGGTTGAGCAATTGACGATGACGCCCGCGCCCGATGGCACGGTTTCGGTCAGTGTCACCCTGCGGCGGAGCGGATCGTGA